The Bombus vancouverensis nearcticus chromosome 12, iyBomVanc1_principal, whole genome shotgun sequence genome contains a region encoding:
- the LOC117155458 gene encoding C-mannosyltransferase dpy-19, whose product MATESDRKRKSGEKLRRKPLNLYELAVDLIGLAFGFFHWWHVSTLFENDRHFSHLSEIEREMSFRTEMGMYYSYYKTIAESKTFMDGLRKISHDNISEYGNIINAARKYSLLPELVAGYLYHCAKNLGIISIEQCWQIERGEGLPPVTSCEGLGVPVYFYLQIVWIFTIFTAAVLFYYAAFLGNSLSSGIIAVLLFFYNHNECTRVQWTPPLRESFAYPVLLSQMYRLTLIIREGTLQDPQKVPKDLLQKMGIATVISLCCWQFSHFVLTTQVVALLILKWMKIIPNDLYRCIFKVHGWSILLATGITDGFPLLYSLYFNLLLISNVVSLTEKLTHFMGIKLQTILEIVLTIICTLYLESFSASLSEDNAHVFDLLKAKLTSYKDFHTMLYTCSPEFDFLQYRSFEAIIKTLLLPSAILAGMLAVYFWYRNYKIKGYPKCIEADMAYNGLQTGAFIIMAVFIMRLKLFMNPHLCIIAGTVCANRYLEKLGLKNEMTKTALTLLLISAMSYHGLERLQEERSIIGEYSDIEQEELFEWIKKNTPEHAVFAGKMSLMANLMLSTGRPIVNNPYYESKEMRDRTMKVYEIFSRKDVTSVYFTLRNLHVGYVVLEESLCFGFANLQAECQMIDLWDLVDNGTAKAAGKQPLCPILYRGNAYPFKRAFVNNRYVVLQLDYSYYVELKPKTSLNYKS is encoded by the exons ATGGCGACAGAAAGTGACAGGAAGCGTAAAAGCGGCGAAAAATTACGCCGTAAACCATTGAATTTGTACGAGTTAGCGGTGGATTTGATAG GTTTGGCATTTGGCTTTTTCCATTGGTGGCATGTGTCGACGCTGTTCGAAAATGACCGGCATTTCTCGCATCTGTCCGAAATCGAGAGAGAAATGTCCTTCCGCACGGAAATG GGGATGTATTACTCGTATTACAAGACTATCGCGGAATCGAAAACGTTCATGGATGGACTTAGAAAAATCAGCCATGATAATATCTCGGAATATGGAAACATTATTAATGCAGCTAGAAAGTATAGCTTGTTGCCAGAG CTGGTAGCTGGATATCTTTATCATTGTGCCAAGAATCTGGGGATTATATCCATAGAGCAGTGTTGGCAA ATAGAAAGAGGAGAAGGTTTGCCACCAGTGACTAGTTGCGAGGGTCTTGGTGTTCCAGTTTATTTTTACTTACAAATCGTTTGGATTTTTACTATATTTACGGCAGCTGTACTGTTCTATTATGCTGCCTTCCTTGGTAATAGTTTGAGTAGTGGAATCATAGCAGTGCTTCTATTCTTTTATAATCATAACGAATGTACTCGTGTCCAATGGACTCCACCGCTGAGAGAAAGTTTCGCATACCCTGTATTACTCTCTCAAATGTATAGGTTGACTCTGATTATTAGAGAGGGCACTTTGCAAGATCCTCAGAAAGTGCCCAAAGATTTACTTCAG AAAATGGGTATAGCGACGGTAATTAGCTTATGTTGCTGGCAATTTTCACATTTTGTACTCACCACGCAGGTCGTTGCTCTATTGATATTAAAATGGATGAAAATAATTCCAAACGACCTTTACAGATGTATTTTTAAAGTTCATGGTTGGTCAATTTTATTAGCAACCGGAATCACAGATGGTTTCCCCTTGCTGTATTCCCTGTACTTCAATCTTTTACTCATCAGTAACGTTGTAAGCTTAACGGAGAAGCTGACTCATTTCATGGGCATAAAGCTCCAAACGATTCTCGAGATCGTTCTGACAATTATATGCACGCTGTACTTAGAATCGTTTTCCGCCTCGTTATCCGAGGACAACGCGCACGTGTTCGACTTACTTAAAGCGAAACTGACCAGTTACAAAGACTTCCACACGATGCTGTACACGTGCTCTCCCGAATTCGATTTCCTCCAATACAGAAGCTTCGAAGCGATTATAAAAACGTTGCTTCTGCCGTCTGCTATATTGGCTGGAATGCTGGCGGTCTATTTCTGGTACAGGAATTACAAAATCAAAGGATATCCTAAATGCATAGAGGCGGATATGGCTTACAACGGCCTGCAGACCGGAGCTTTTATCATCATGGCAGTTTTCATCATGAGACTCAAGCTGTTCATGAACCCCCATCTCTGTATAATAGCCGGCACTGTTTGCGCGAATAGATACTTGGAAAAGCTTGGTTTGAAGAACGAGATGACTAAGACTGCTCTTACTCTCCTATTGATATCCGCGATGTCTTATCATGGATTAGAGAGACTGCAGGAAGAACGAAGTATCATAG GCGAGTACAGCGACATCGAGCAAGAGGAACTGTTCGAGTGGATCAAGAAGAACACGCCAGAACACGCTGTGTTCGCCGGCAAGATGTCTTTGATGGCAAACTTAATGCTCTCGACGGGAAGACCTATAGTCAATAACCCTTACTACGAGAGCAAAGAGATGAG AGATCGGACGATGAAAGTTTACGAGATCTTCAGCAGAAAAGATGTCACATCCGTGTACTTCACTCTGAGAAATCTTCACGTTGGATACGTCGTGTTGGAGGAATCGCTGTGCTTTGGTTTCGCAAACCT GCAAGCAGAGTGTCAGATGATCGATCTATGGGATCTAGTAGACAATGGAACCGCGAAGGCAGCTGGGAAACAACCCCTATGTCCAATCCTATATCGAGGAAACGCTTACCCCTTTAAAAGAGCCTTTGTAAATAATCGTTATGTTGTTTTGCAGCTCGATTATTCCTATTACGTCGAGCTGAAACCGAAGACTTCCCTTAACTACAAATCCTAA